Proteins encoded by one window of Hyphomicrobium nitrativorans NL23:
- the hemN gene encoding oxygen-independent coproporphyrinogen III oxidase, with translation MTSDLLQRHGGPVPRYTSYPTANHFSAAVTPAHLRTWLADLPDDPALSLYAHIPYCRELCFYCGCSTKASRRYAPVEEYLVPLQAEISHVSALVPPGHRVTHIHWGGGSPDILTPADILRLGHTFRSQFAVASGAEIAVEIDPRLLSEAQADAFAEIGVNRVSIGVQDFDPKVQAAIGRIQSFETTRKASEIFRTRGVRSLNVDLVYGLPHQTVESVGRTLSDVIAIEPDRIAVFGYAHLPERLKHQRLIDEKTLPGLAERFSQSQHIAERLQDAGYVQIGIDHFARSTDALAGGAVARNFQGYTTDTADALLAFGASAISRLPQGFVQNAVAVDDYTRRISTEGLAVVRGHEMAGDDALRAYLIERLMCAFFVSWRDLKQRFGAEVARVRFEAEAAARRDADGLVAVNDEGVRVTDRGRPFVRSVCAWFDPYLSRDMTRRRHALSV, from the coding sequence ATGACATCCGATCTCCTTCAACGCCACGGCGGACCCGTTCCGCGGTACACCAGTTATCCAACAGCCAATCATTTTTCGGCGGCGGTGACGCCTGCTCATCTGAGAACGTGGCTGGCCGATCTGCCGGATGACCCTGCGCTGTCGCTTTATGCGCATATTCCGTACTGCCGGGAGCTTTGCTTCTACTGCGGATGCAGCACAAAGGCTTCGCGGCGGTACGCTCCAGTGGAGGAGTATCTGGTTCCTCTGCAGGCCGAGATCTCGCATGTGTCGGCGCTCGTGCCGCCGGGGCATCGCGTCACTCACATTCATTGGGGCGGCGGCTCGCCCGATATTCTGACGCCCGCCGACATTCTCCGGCTGGGACACACGTTTCGCAGTCAGTTCGCGGTTGCTTCGGGTGCCGAAATTGCGGTCGAGATCGACCCGCGCCTGCTGAGCGAGGCCCAGGCAGACGCCTTTGCAGAGATCGGCGTCAACCGCGTTTCCATCGGAGTTCAGGATTTCGATCCCAAGGTGCAGGCGGCGATCGGGCGTATCCAAAGCTTTGAGACAACGCGCAAGGCGTCCGAGATTTTTCGGACACGGGGCGTGCGTTCGCTCAACGTGGACTTGGTCTACGGTCTGCCTCATCAGACGGTCGAAAGCGTCGGACGGACGCTTTCCGATGTGATTGCGATCGAGCCGGATCGCATTGCGGTTTTCGGATATGCGCATCTGCCGGAGCGGCTGAAGCATCAGCGGCTGATCGATGAGAAGACCCTTCCCGGGTTGGCCGAACGTTTCAGCCAGTCGCAACACATCGCGGAGCGGCTGCAGGATGCGGGCTACGTTCAGATCGGGATCGACCATTTCGCCCGTTCGACGGATGCCCTCGCGGGCGGTGCCGTTGCGCGGAACTTCCAAGGCTACACCACGGACACGGCCGATGCGTTGCTGGCGTTCGGCGCTTCCGCCATCTCGCGGCTGCCGCAGGGCTTTGTCCAGAACGCCGTTGCCGTCGACGATTACACGCGCCGGATCTCAACCGAAGGGCTGGCCGTCGTGCGCGGGCACGAAATGGCGGGAGATGACGCTTTGCGCGCCTATCTGATCGAGCGGCTTATGTGCGCGTTTTTCGTGTCGTGGCGCGATCTCAAGCAGCGGTTCGGTGCGGAGGTCGCTCGTGTCCGCTTCGAGGCCGAGGCCGCAGCGCGCCGTGATGCCGATGGCCTGGTTGCGGTCAACGACGAAGGTGTTCGCGTGACGGACCGGGGACGGCC